The genomic segment TTGCGCCGTCGATAAGCGCGTTGTTGCTGACGGTGGAATAAACCGCAATCATGACCGCCGTGCCTGCAGCGCCGGCGAGCTGTTGGAGGGTGTTGAGGATCGCGGAGCCGTGGCCGTACATATCGCCTGGTACGGAGGCCAGCGCGACTGTCATCAGTGGGGTGAATAGCAGCGCGAGACCCACGGAGAACACGAGGTGGACCGCGACGATGAACCAGATGTTGGTGATGTCATCGACAGTAGATAGCGCGAACAGGGACAGAACTACCAGTAACATTCCACCAATGACCAGCCCGCGTGGACCATGGCGATCGTAGAAGCGTCCCACGAATGGTGACAGTAAGCCTTCCAGCAATCCGCCCGGCAGCAACACAAGTCCTGCAACCAGTGCAGACACCAGCAAGGACCCCTGCAGGTACAGCGGCAAGGTATTCATCACACCAAGCAGCGCACCGAAAAGGGTAAGAAGCACCACCAACGGAATGGTGTATTCACGAATTGCCAGCGGACGTAGATCCAACAGAGCTTTATCCTGCTTGCCCATGACGATCTGACGCCACACAAACACCACAAGCGCGACAATGCCCACAGCCAGCACAATCAATGCACTTCTGTCCCCTTCCAAAATGCTGCCAATCGAGCTCAAGGCATACACAAGGCCACCGAAAGCTACCGCGGAAATCAGGAAGGAAATAACATCCAGAGGAGTTTTCTTAGGCTCATTAATATTGCTCAACCGCAGCGCACCAACCAGGCTTGCCACGAACACAAGTGGAACCATCACCCAAAAAATTGCATGCCAGGTAGAAAAGCTCAACACCACGCCAGCCACACTAGGCCCCAATGCAGGGCCAACTGCCATGACCACAGAAATCAGACCCATGATCGCGCCACGCTTCTGAGGTGGAACAACAGTCATTGCCACAGTCATCAGCAACGGCATAATCACCGCGGTGCCAATGGCCTGGGCAACACGAGCTGCGAGCATAATCGCAAAGGTTGGTGCCAAAGCGGCAATCACCGTACCGATGAGAAATACAACTGTGGCAAAAATAAACACACTGCGCGTACTGAAGCGTTCCAACATCCAACCAGTCGCTGGAAGCACCACAGCCATGGTCAGCATAAAGCCAGTAAGCAACCACTGCGCAGTATTAGCCTCAATGCCAAAATCCGCCATAATCGACGGCAATGCAACCGCAAGTGTGGTCTCATTCAGCATCATGACAAAGGCTGTAAATACTAAAACAGCCAAAATGATAACGACGTTCTTTGGGATCCCAACCTCTTCTGTGTTGGGATTGCTGGAGGAAGACAAGGCTCCAGCTCCTTTCTCGAATCAAAGGGCGCTATCGCGAGGTAAATGCGTACCGCCCCCAGTTACTGCACAACGCAGAAAACGGGGGCGGATACTTGCCTAAGAAACATTATCAACATTTGGCACATGTGCCTGTTCTTGTGTGTGATTTCACTGGCAGTGGCCTTTGTGAGGTTTTGTTCCTACTGAAAAGTTCAATCCTTGCCTGTTAACTCTCCTGAGTCATCTTTCTCGTACTCACGAAAACTGTCCTCACCAGATAGCCACAAATGCACCGATGAAGCCTCCACTTCTTGATGTATCACCTGATCTAGGCTGTATCTGCAAAAATAGAGTCCGCAATCAAGCGATAAATCAACTAAAAGACCCCATCCAAGCTCGTCTTCAGTAGCTGCTTGAGTAAATTTCAGGTATCCAGCATCAAGCATGGTGATCTTGAGCGGTTCTTCACCTAAACGGGAATACAATTTGTTGGTGACAAACTGCTTCCATCTCGGCAGTAATTGAGGAGTTCCAACCAGTATGGACTTTGTTACTGCTTGCCCCGGCTCAAACCAACCATCTGAGGTTAATTTCAAAGAAGTCGCAGTGCTGGTTTCTTCTCCATTTGTGTCTGTGCTGGTTTCTTTTTGAGCCAAAGTCCAAGGATTAAAACGTAGCGAATAGTCTGCGTAGCCATGATTCTTATGAAATTTCCGACCTGAAATACGGTATTCCAGCTTGAGATTGTATTGCCCTTGTCTAAAACAGGTTTTTAGTGCTTCATCTTTTGTCACTGGAAATTCTTCCAATGCACGGTGAATGTTAGCGCTTACCCATTTACTCACGGGATCAAATTGCATTTCGCTACTCCTTAAGCAACGAAACGTCGGGCAAGTGATCGCCGCAACGCATAGGTAATTCCTGACACAAACATCCCCAGACCTAGAATTAGGAACAAATTAAGGAAAATATACGATCCATCAAGAAATGATCCGAAATACAAGGTCAGAGCTAGGCCTATTACTATAAAACAAGCGTCCACCCAAAGCACACGAAGTGGAACAAATAATAGCGGGAGACCAGCGATGAGAGCACTGAAACCAGCTATATTTAGGAACCCTCCAAGTTGGTTCAAATCGGAGCGCAGATCTGGATTACTAAGTTCCAGAATTACTCCCACCACGAAGATTCCAATTTCCGATACAGGCAAGTTCCACCATTTCACGCGATAGAGCTTGCTATTTAATGTGATCCCCTTGTGTTTTCCCGATGCATACATGACTACGCTCCGTTTTTCCATTCAATAAGATCTCCTGAGCATAACCTTGTAAATCCATAAGCGTCGGTAACTCCCCCGTTTTGGTGGAACTCAAAAAGCCCCTCACACCGCAACACAGTGCAAGGGGCTTTACCGCAAGAAGAACTTAGCCTTCGGCGCGAAGAACTCCATCAACTAGACGGGCGCGGGAATCCAGGAGGACTGCAGCTTCAACTTCCTTAGCTGCGTCGCCGTGGACACCGAGGTTGCGCTCGACTGGGCGTTCGTAGAGTACGCCACCGTGCATGCCGGCAACGATGGTGCGCAG from the Corynebacterium crudilactis genome contains:
- a CDS encoding MDR family MFS transporter encodes the protein MSSSSNPNTEEVGIPKNVVIILAVLVFTAFVMMLNETTLAVALPSIMADFGIEANTAQWLLTGFMLTMAVVLPATGWMLERFSTRSVFIFATVVFLIGTVIAALAPTFAIMLAARVAQAIGTAVIMPLLMTVAMTVVPPQKRGAIMGLISVVMAVGPALGPSVAGVVLSFSTWHAIFWVMVPLVFVASLVGALRLSNINEPKKTPLDVISFLISAVAFGGLVYALSSIGSILEGDRSALIVLAVGIVALVVFVWRQIVMGKQDKALLDLRPLAIREYTIPLVVLLTLFGALLGVMNTLPLYLQGSLLVSALVAGLVLLPGGLLEGLLSPFVGRFYDRHGPRGLVIGGMLLVVLSLFALSTVDDITNIWFIVAVHLVFSVGLALLFTPLMTVALASVPGDMYGHGSAILNTLQQLAGAAGTAVMIAVYSTVSNNALIDGATQQVALADGANSAFFASACVTVFALLLSFFVKKSAR